The bacterium genome includes a region encoding these proteins:
- the wecB gene encoding UDP-N-acetylglucosamine 2-epimerase (non-hydrolyzing), producing the protein MKISIILGTRPEIIKMAPIVRECEKRKINFFILHTNQHYSENLDKIFFRELQLPHPKYNLKVGSGTHAEQTGKMLIGIEKILIKEKPDIVLTEGDTNTVLAGNLVATKLHIKTGHIEAGLRSYFREMPEEINRILSDRCSDYLFAPTEKAKAILVGEGIPKNKIFVTGNTIVDAVYQSLKLAKSSFILKKLNLEEGKYFLLTIHRTENVDNEKRLKGILEGINLIYKKFKLPIIFPIHPRSKKMLKTFKLKNPHGVKFIEPVGYLDFLRLQANAKLILTDSGGIQEEACILKIPCVTLRDNTERPETLEVKSNILAGANPMKILNNTEKMLMRKKDWKNPFGCGKTAKMIIDIILK; encoded by the coding sequence GTGAAAATTTCTATCATTCTGGGGACAAGACCTGAAATTATTAAAATGGCACCTATTGTTAGGGAGTGCGAAAAGAGAAAGATTAACTTTTTTATTCTGCATACAAACCAGCATTATTCAGAAAATTTAGATAAAATCTTTTTTAGAGAATTACAGTTACCTCATCCAAAATATAATTTAAAAGTTGGTTCAGGGACACATGCCGAGCAAACCGGAAAAATGTTGATAGGTATTGAAAAGATTTTAATAAAAGAAAAACCCGATATTGTTTTAACAGAGGGAGATACGAATACTGTTTTGGCCGGTAATTTAGTGGCAACAAAATTACATATTAAAACCGGACATATAGAAGCAGGTTTAAGGTCATATTTTAGAGAAATGCCGGAAGAAATTAACAGGATTTTAAGTGATCGTTGTTCGGATTATTTATTTGCTCCAACAGAGAAAGCAAAGGCGATTTTAGTTGGTGAGGGAATACCGAAAAATAAAATTTTTGTTACCGGGAATACAATTGTTGATGCTGTCTATCAGAGTTTAAAATTAGCAAAAAGTAGCTTTATTTTGAAAAAATTAAACTTGGAAGAAGGAAAGTATTTTTTACTTACTATTCATCGAACGGAAAACGTTGATAACGAAAAAAGATTAAAGGGGATTTTAGAAGGAATAAATTTAATTTATAAAAAATTCAAACTACCAATAATTTTTCCTATTCATCCCAGGAGTAAAAAAATGCTCAAAACATTTAAATTGAAAAACCCCCATGGGGTCAAATTTATTGAACCAGTTGGCTATTTAGATTTTCTCCGACTTCAAGCGAATGCAAAGTTAATTTTGACCGATTCAGGTGGTATTCAAGAAGAAGCTTGTATTTTAAAAATACCTTGTGTAACTTTGAGAGATAATACTGAAAGGCCTGAAACATTGGAAGTAAAGAGTAATATTTTAGCAGGGGCGAATCCTATGAAGATTTTAAACAACACTGAAAAAATGTTGATGAGAAAAAAAGACTGGAAAAATCCTTTCGGTTGCGGTAAAACTGCAAAAATGATTATAGATATAATCTTAAAATGA